One window of the Nitrospiraceae bacterium genome contains the following:
- a CDS encoding TolC family protein yields the protein MYFNLIILFLILLLNGCTGLKTDLAIPENEIPTSFKDKTDPTNIADIQWKDYFADPLLHNLIDTAIKNNIDLQMALQRIEIARSSVRAATGALMPTLGLGVGTAIRRYGRYTMDGAGNSTTDITPGQTVPTNLPDLFVGLQSSWEVDIWGKLQNQRSSAMAKFLGSIEGTSFVVSNLVADVATFYNELRALDNELEIIRQTLHTQYESLEVIELQKETGRATELAVELFKAQVLNTSILEKEVLQQITVTENHINFLLGRFPQTIERTKGEYFTDIPQEISSGVPSQLLANRPDVREAEFQIKASKFDLKVAKAAFFPTFNITASFGFQAFNPDFLFVAPASIAYTAVGTLVAPLINRNALQAQFHYAEAQQLNAMYNYQKTILNAYVEVANELSNIHNLRKINALKKQQNKVLRQSVETSHLLYRYGRASYLEVLIAQRNALQSDLELINFAKQLRIAVVKIYKALGGGWK from the coding sequence ATGTATTTCAATCTTATCATTCTGTTCCTGATTCTATTGTTGAATGGGTGCACAGGACTGAAAACCGATTTGGCTATTCCGGAAAACGAAATACCAACAAGCTTCAAGGATAAAACAGATCCCACCAATATTGCCGACATCCAATGGAAAGATTACTTTGCCGATCCGCTCCTTCATAATTTAATAGATACGGCCATAAAGAATAACATTGATTTACAAATGGCCTTGCAGCGAATTGAAATTGCGCGTTCAAGTGTCAGAGCTGCAACCGGAGCACTGATGCCGACGCTGGGTTTGGGGGTGGGTACGGCTATTCGCCGATACGGACGGTACACCATGGACGGGGCAGGAAACTCGACGACCGACATTACTCCCGGTCAAACCGTGCCCACCAATTTGCCTGATCTCTTTGTGGGTTTACAGTCATCGTGGGAGGTTGATATTTGGGGAAAGCTGCAAAATCAGCGCAGTTCCGCCATGGCAAAATTTTTGGGAAGTATCGAAGGCACGAGCTTTGTCGTGTCTAATCTGGTAGCCGATGTCGCAACTTTTTATAACGAGTTGCGGGCATTGGACAATGAATTGGAAATCATCAGGCAAACTCTCCATACTCAGTATGAGTCATTGGAGGTGATTGAATTGCAGAAGGAAACCGGTCGGGCAACCGAATTAGCCGTGGAACTATTTAAGGCTCAAGTGCTCAATACCAGTATTTTGGAAAAAGAGGTGCTGCAACAAATTACGGTCACCGAAAATCACATAAACTTCTTGTTGGGGCGCTTTCCACAAACCATTGAACGGACCAAAGGCGAATATTTCACAGATATTCCACAGGAGATTTCATCGGGTGTTCCCTCGCAACTATTAGCAAACCGCCCGGACGTTCGTGAGGCCGAATTTCAGATCAAAGCCAGTAAGTTTGATTTGAAAGTGGCTAAAGCCGCTTTTTTCCCAACCTTTAATATTACGGCAAGTTTTGGGTTTCAAGCCTTCAATCCCGATTTTTTATTTGTAGCGCCCGCCTCAATCGCGTATACCGCGGTGGGCACGTTGGTCGCCCCACTGATTAATAGAAATGCCTTACAGGCACAGTTCCACTACGCAGAAGCCCAACAGTTAAACGCCATGTATAATTATCAGAAAACAATTTTGAATGCCTATGTTGAAGTGGCCAATGAGCTCTCTAATATTCATAACTTGCGAAAAATCAATGCTCTGAAAAAACAACAAAACAAAGTGTTGCGACAATCTGTCGAAACGTCACACTTACTCTATAGATATGGCAGGGCAAGCTACCTGGAGGTCCTCATTGCACAGCGGAATGCTTTGCAATCCGACCTCGAATTAATTAATTTTGCCAAGCAATTACGAATAGCGGTGGTAAAAATTTACAAGGCATTAGGAGGAGGATGGAAATAA
- a CDS encoding amidohydrolase — protein sequence MQNIRQDHILEGILITLRGSLAACPEVAGSEVMTSTLITNFLHSYPPDKLLTHLGGYGIAAVYHGQHPGPTVMIRCELDGLPVEEADKSQWLVPGANIAHRCGHDGHMAIVAGLAPLLHRTPPICGRVVLLFQPAEETGAGARAIIDDPNFEQFRPDCAITLHNLPGFPKGHIVYRRGTFASASVGMRVRLLGQASHAAEPEQARSPANAVGRLLAELPQLSRITDNPYCMLTLTHAQLGLMSFGLTPGEATVCATLRAASAGGLQNLRREAEQCVHLCAEAERLFVEVEWVQDFPATVNDDALVDTLERVCLDTGIEAMEILKPFRWSEDFGHFGNICPILHFGLGIGEHAPGLHQPDYEFCDDTILIAVSGFYEMIKSLLIGYGSQGEKALTGS from the coding sequence ATGCAGAACATCCGACAGGATCACATACTTGAAGGAATATTAATTACCCTTCGTGGCTCCCTTGCCGCTTGCCCGGAAGTAGCCGGGTCTGAGGTCATGACGTCAACACTCATCACAAATTTTTTACATTCCTATCCACCGGACAAACTGTTGACCCATCTCGGTGGTTATGGGATCGCGGCGGTCTACCATGGCCAACATCCCGGGCCAACGGTGATGATCCGCTGTGAACTGGATGGGTTGCCTGTGGAAGAAGCAGACAAGAGCCAATGGCTCGTGCCAGGAGCGAACATCGCTCACCGATGCGGGCATGACGGACATATGGCCATCGTGGCGGGCTTGGCCCCCCTGCTTCACCGCACGCCACCAATCTGTGGACGAGTCGTGCTCTTGTTTCAGCCTGCAGAGGAAACAGGGGCAGGCGCACGGGCAATAATCGATGATCCGAATTTCGAGCAGTTCCGTCCGGACTGCGCGATCACCCTGCATAATCTACCAGGATTTCCCAAGGGGCATATCGTGTATCGACGGGGGACCTTTGCCAGTGCCTCTGTCGGGATGAGAGTTCGTCTCCTTGGTCAAGCCTCTCATGCGGCGGAGCCGGAACAGGCTCGCTCTCCTGCGAATGCCGTAGGACGGCTACTGGCTGAGCTGCCCCAACTGAGCAGGATCACGGACAATCCGTATTGTATGCTCACCCTGACCCATGCGCAGTTGGGGCTCATGTCGTTCGGGCTCACACCCGGAGAAGCAACTGTCTGTGCCACGCTTCGTGCAGCTTCTGCGGGGGGCCTTCAAAACTTACGTCGGGAGGCGGAACAGTGTGTTCACCTTTGTGCCGAGGCGGAACGGCTTTTTGTGGAAGTCGAATGGGTGCAGGATTTTCCGGCGACAGTCAACGATGACGCCTTGGTTGATACCCTGGAGCGCGTGTGCCTGGATACGGGAATTGAGGCCATGGAAATTCTCAAACCGTTCCGCTGGTCGGAGGACTTTGGGCATTTTGGCAATATTTGCCCCATCCTCCATTTTGGACTTGGTATTGGAGAACATGCACCCGGCCTCCATCAGCCGGATTATGAGTTCTGCGACGATACGATTCTGATTGCGGTGAGTGGCTTTTATGAAATGATCAAATCGCTGTTGATCGGATATGGAAGTCAAGGAGAGAAAGCCCTAACCGGTAGCTGA